The Apium graveolens cultivar Ventura chromosome 3, ASM990537v1, whole genome shotgun sequence sequence TGTGATGCAATTGGTTATAATCAGTTTGATTGTGTGAATACAGGAGGATTTCGGTAATTTTCTCTAGCCAATTGGAATTATAATCTGGATCTTTCATTTGTTTAATTTAGAGTAAAAGTGTTAGAGGGTTCAATGTTACCATTATAATCTCTTTATCTGCCTATATCGGTATGTAATGCTTAATTGATTACCAAGTTTTATATTGTATAACCGACGTGTCAGACTCTTGGTTTTTTTGCAACTATTTTGCTAAACCAGCCTACAATTTTTTCCGGACTACAAGTTATGATTATGTGCTAAAGTTGTGCTGGACTTTGTTTAGGAAATATTTATAGTTGTAGATTATGCAGAAATTGAATATGTGCAAGTTATGAAATCGATGCTGCAAGCTATGATTATGTGCTAAAGCTCTTCGTCATTATCGATGCTGTCTCTTATATCTTGATGTAAAGGTTCCTCTGGTTGCTGTCTTCTACTCATTCCTTTTTTAATATTATCTTTTTCTGTTTTGCAGCAACGACATTAACTGGGTGCCACTTTTTGGTAACTGCGCTGGTTGGAGCTGTGTCAAATGCTTCAGGTTTCTCTGCCTCGAAGCATGTTCCATTGTGGGAACTCCTTTGGTTTTCGCTTGTTGCCAACATGTCTATCACGGGCATGAACTTCAGTCTCATGCTCAATTCTGTTGGGTTTTACCAAGTAAAGATTCTACTAAATCTCTTCACTTGTGTTTTTCAATTGGAATGATGCTTATTGATTTTAAGTGGATATACAACTGCAATTTTCGGTACAGATCTCAAAACTGAGCATGATTCCTGTGGTCTGCATTATGGAATGGATTCTTCATAATAAGCATTACACGAGAGAGGTCAAAATGGCGGTTGTGGTTGTTGTAATAGGTGTAGGAGTTTGCACAGTAACTGATGTGAAAGTAAACGCCAAAGGTTTTATATGTGCTTGTGTAGCAGTTCTGTCTACATCGTTGCAACAAATTGTGAGTACATCTAGACTATCTCTCTATATATTGATATCTAGTTATTAAAGTTGAAATATGTATCTTTGTATATGTTTGTTTGTCAGGATCTGGTATTGTATATGTAGTACTTATGAGTTGGATGCATTAGCTACATTGTTGATGTGACCATATTTTCTCAACATAAGTTATTTTGTAGAAAAAATATTTAAGGAAAGGATGATATTGTCTTGGAGAATATCTCTAATTGTGAACATTTTACATGTGGAATTACAATAATAATAATGAATTATGGGTGTATTTTAACACGTTTGTACTCTAAAGTTATATAAGTTCATATATACATGCAAGTACGCAGTAATATTATGCAGTACCTTATGATTTATTTGGCTTATAGGAAACTATAGACCGGAATATTCATTGCATTTGCACCTACATTGTGCATACATTTGGAGCATTATCTTATGGAACAGAAGcacaaaaaataattaaatttttggATGAGCTAATAGACTGAATTGTCTGGTTCAAATTCGGACTATCAACTACTGTGTGTCAAAACCTTGACATCTCACTTGGCTTCTGCATACTAGACTTCTAAATCTTGCCTTCAAATAGAAGATTTTTGTCTAAATTTTTTTGCTTGTGCGGAGACTTGGCAAAAAGGCGCACATGAAGATACTTATTTACATATCTGTATAAAATTAGGAGAAACAATTATTCTGTGGAAATATTTGAGAAACAATGATTTCATATGCCAATAAAATACAGAAATCCTGTGAAATGCCTACCGACCACCAATTATTATGTGATTACTGACCCGTGTATCCAGTATGTCCCTTTTTTTTTCCAAAATCATCACAGCTTCATTGCAGTCTACAGGGCCACCACATTTCTGATCTGGTGATATTTTTATGATGCAGTCTATAGGTTCCCTGCAGAAGAAGTACTCAATTGGATCTTTTGAACTGTTAAGCAAGACAGCTCCAATTCAAGCCATCTCTCTGTTAATCTTCGGTCCCTTTGTTGACTACTCCCTTGGTGGAAAATCTATACTGAACTACAATATGTCTTACGGTTTTGTGGTAAGTTCTCATCCTCAGTAAGTTTGATTTCACATTTACTGCTTCTACTGATTCATCTTTATGTAAATTAAATTTCTTGAACCGATTTGTGCAGTTATTTCTGCTTCTTTCATGCTCCCTGGCGGTCTTCTGCAATATAAGCCAATATCTCTGCATCGGGCGATTCTCAGCAGTCTCATTCCAGGTTTTAGGTCATATGAAAACAGTATGTGTCCTGACTTTGGGTTGGGTGCTATTCGATTCAGCCCTCACATTCAAGAACATCATGGGAATGGTAATTGCCATTGCTGGCATGATAATATATAGCTGGGCAGTTGAGCTTGAAAAGCAGGCCAATGCAAGAAATTCTTCCCATATAAAAAACAGTTTGTCAGAAGAAGAGTTTAGACTATTGAAGGAAGGAGTGGATCATACACCTCTAAAGGACATTGTTGTAGAGGATTCCAAGTAAGTTGCAGCCGGAGACATGCTCTTTGTGTCATATTTATATATCTATTTGTAGTTATGCGTTCATTGTATCTTACATACCTCATCAAAAACATAGAAAATATGATCATTTGTTATTCAATACCAGTTTTTAGTTTTTCATTTTTCCTGTGAATTAGAAAGTTGGTTTTTTCTTTAATGGATTTCTTCAAGATGTATGTAGTTAAAgtgttaaattttgaattttgtattttgaattttaaattatACATATTACCTTTCCCATCTGCAACTGTTGTTCTATGATTGTATCTTTACATAAAGCTTCAGAAATCAGAAACAAGCATAGGACACTGATTAAACCAGTAAATCTTTCTTTCATCATTCTTCACAAATCTGACTAGGCTGTATGCTACTTTGGTTTCCCCTTGTACGAACAAACCGATTCACCTCTGTGCAACagttttaaattattaaatttttactCTTACATTGTACTGTATTTAAACATCAAGAAAATTTTTCTTTCTCATCATTCATTTTGCCAATATAAGAGTAGAATCCCCTACAGCAATAACCTCATCTATGTAGCATCCACAGCAGTGGAGAGACTTCAACTATCCCTGGCACAAAATATTTCTCTAAATTTATCGAAGCTCCCCAGATTTTAGTAGCCCACTTTTGACAACCCATTCTGGGCTAGCACTGCATTAGCCATTAGTCCAGTTTTAAAAATCTCGGCTTTTTAGTACAAAGTCAATTGAAATAAAAAATGAAACAATAATATTACAAATTTACAATTACAACTTTGTATAAACCAAAAATGAATCTACAATTAAAAACAATTCAGGAGTACCATTTTTTTCCCTGCAATATTAGAGAATATTTAAATTCTAATTCGTAAAACCATCCACAGAAGCAGAATGCGGTTGAACACGAGAACGGAAGGTAGCATCCCCAACATCCCACTCAAACTTTCTATCAGGTCGCTGCGAGCCTCCATTTCAATGGAACCATCATAAAATGGAAAAGCCCTATCCTCAAATACAACTCTTCCATCAGCATCGAATATTAGTATTCCATAACCATAATAAAGAATACGGGCTCGTGCATCTATAGCATGTCCTCTACAAGGACGTGGAATCAACCATGGCACAGCTTCTACATGCTTTTCTCCTTTGAACTAGATGACCTCAAACTCATCAATTCCTCCCTTTGCTTCCTTGTACCTTTGTAGAAGAAGCTTCCTCCTCAACTCCATATGTTGCTCATCATTTTCCAACTCATCATTTTCCAACTCACTAAATACTACAATCCTTTTGCCTACAATGTCATCAAATGGGACCACAACCTCCTCCAAAATCGGATCCTCGGACATATATACCCGTACGACACCAAATGTGAATGTCATAACATTTCAAGCTTCATAATTTTTTCTTCGTTCGGCATGCAATTGGTAAGCCATGTTAGCTACAGGCCCAATAAACGAAGGCCTATCTTGCGTTTAAGTCATAGGGCTGAAGGCCCACGTTGTTCATGGACCGAAGGCCCAATTAGCCTTTGACGAGCCATTCATTAATGCAGAATCGAAACGGCAATGGCTGCCCCCATATCACTCCTCCAACGTTCATCCGGATTCTTCTTATAACGGATGAACTTTAATTATAGGTTTGAGTATAAATATCCCAAGAAATGTAAGAAATCAGACAACTCAATACACTTTCAAACTCTCTCCGTAATCTTGTATCTTCAAACCTATTATACATCCAGATTATTTATTCTCACACCTCCGGTGAATCGGGGACAGTCCCTCACATTCTCTTCCTTTTCAGGTTCAAGCCGAAGGCTGTCTCTAACGACGAAGACTGTTCTTACATCCAAAACAATCTGAgcgtaacatttggcgccgtaTGTGGGAACTACGAGATTGTAGCGAGATATTGGGAGAATGACAAACATAAGAAATGAACAAACACCACCTGGTTTCCCTCCTCACGATGGGGGCAAACATCCTCGTTAGTCGACACTGATGGAGTACTCAAATTAACCCATGAAGAAGAGGCTTTGCTACTAAAGATCCAGGCTGACAAATTGGCCGCGGAGAAGGGCAAGCCTAAAGAAATTGAACAGGCAGAAAAGGAGGCAGAGGCCAGGGCGAAACGGAGGGAGGCCGATGCACTCCGACTAAAAGCTCTGCAGATCCAGAGAGAAGAGATCAAGCTACGGGAGAAGGCACTTCGTGAGGCATTACATGCCGATGAGATGGTGGTGACTACCGGGCCGAGGAAATATCAAAGGGGGTATGTCGAAGAAGATGAGTCCGACTCTGATTCGAACCCCAAAAGGAAGCGAACGAAACCCTATTATTTCTCTGATTCAGAAAAAAACTAGATGGATCCCAGATCAGGTTAACTAGGATGGAGAAAGCTATGTTCGGCGACAAAAGGGTCGACCGAGAACCGATCATAACCGAGAAGATTGAGCAGTATCGACCTCCTCCGGGCGAGGAGAGGCAGTTCCCAAATGTGAGTGAGATTAACGGAAAGGGTGACTCGGAGGACCATTGTAAAAAGTACGAATTACTGATGATAATGATAGGTCATAACGA is a genomic window containing:
- the LOC141711820 gene encoding UDP-rhamnose/UDP-galactose transporter 1-like; translated protein: MEGEKKSGVSDVGAWGMNIVSSVGIIMANKQLMSSGGYGFTFATTLTGCHFLVTALVGAVSNASGFSASKHVPLWELLWFSLVANMSITGMNFSLMLNSVGFYQISKLSMIPVVCIMEWILHNKHYTREVKMAVVVVVIGVGVCTVTDVKVNAKGFICACVAVLSTSLQQISIGSLQKKYSIGSFELLSKTAPIQAISLLIFGPFVDYSLGGKSILNYNMSYGFVLFLLLSCSLAVFCNISQYLCIGRFSAVSFQVLGHMKTVCVLTLGWVLFDSALTFKNIMGMVIAIAGMIIYSWAVELEKQANARNSSHIKNSLSEEEFRLLKEGVDHTPLKDIVVEDSK